CGAATTGATAAAAATGGAGAAACTAAATGGAATTTTAGTGCGAGAGATATTTTTGTAAATCCAGACGGAAAAAAAGAATTTAAAATTGTTGAAAACAGAATTGAATTAATAGATTGGGAAGGTTATAAATATGAACTGAATGGAGAAGGAAAAATATTAACGGAAATAAAAACTGCGTAGAATCGAGTAGACGGGTGACGACTTAAAAGTCGTCACTGCGCCTCTCACACCACCGTACGTACGGGTCTCGTATACGGCGGTTCACCAAATTGAAGTTTGCGTATTATTAATGTAATCTAACAAAGGTTTATACCCTTTTCGTTTAAGCCTAGAAACTGTAATAGTCGTCTTTAAAATAGGACTTTGAGCGACTGCCCAACCTCCCATTCTGGTGCGACTCCAAGCATAGGCTTGTCCGATTTCTATACCTAATCGAATGAGATTTTTACGTTTCCTCTCTAGCTTTTTCCAATCGTGCCAAATACAATAGCGTAACCGATTTCTTAACCATTCATCTAGCTTTTTAACTTTTGCATAGATGTTAGTTAAGCGGTAATTATTCATCCAGCCTCGACAGACTTGATTAAGCCGATCCAGACGTTCGAATAACGACATGGGTTTGGTTTTCTTGGTGATACTTTTCAAGTTACGTTTAAACTTTGCCCAACCTTTCTTGGTTACCACTAGTGCATATTGTCCTTTTATACCCTTTTTATAAACGGGTACAAATCCATGCCCAAGTAACTCAAAGTTTACAGGTCTGCGAATGCCGCTTTTGGCTTTATTTATAGGTAGTTTAAGTCTATCTCTTAAAAAGATAAACAGTTTATTTCCTATAGTTTTTGCCTCGCTTTTACTTTTTGCGTAAACACTAAAGTCGTCTGCGTAGCGAACATAGCGCAAGCCCATGCTTTTCATTTCTTTGTCCAAAACATCTAACATAATGTTAGATAATAAGGGACTAATGGGACTACCTTGAGGGATCCCTTTTCTGCGCTTTTTGAGTGTTCCATCTATTAAGATGGGCGCTCTTAACCATTTTCGGATTAATCGCAAGGTGGTTGGACATTTTACTTTGCGGTAAATAAGTTGAAGTAAGATACAGTGGTCTACTTCATCAAAGAACCCTTGTAAATCAATATCTACAATATCTTGGTAACCATCATTGATGTAGCCTTGTGCTTGTAATACTGCTTTTTGGATGTTCTTTTGTGGGCGAAATCCATAACTAACAGGTTCAAAATCATATTCAAAATGAACCATTAATTGTTGACTTACCGCCTGTTGTAGCCACCTATCTACTACTGTTGGTATTCCTAATAATCGGGTTTTACCCGGTCCTTTTGGAATGGTTACTCCTAAAATTGAATTTGGCACATAGCTATTTGTGCGAATTGTAGATAATATAAGCGAACGGTTTTCCAATATGTATGCCGAAAGTGCCGTTGTTTTCATACCATCTACGCCGTTCGCTCCTTTATTGCGCTCCACTTGGCGTGTTGCTTTATAAAGGTTTGTTGCTGATAATACCTGTTCAATCATAGATTCAATAATTCGTGTACTCCTGTTGGTTTAAAACTAGGCTAGCTAAGCATCCTAATCGAATTCCAACGTAATTTAATGTTTAGTCCTTCCTTACCCGTGAGACCTGTACAATTCTTGTTGCACCTCGTTTCCTGTAAGTACTATGACTTCTGCTGACTTCTCTACTTAACCAACTCGTAGTTGTAGAGATCTCCCCAGGTAATGGCATCTTCTTTCTCTCAATCCCTGCCGTATCTACATATTTACCCTTTTGTTAATCTTAGGGCGTTACAATGATGTGCTTGCTTACCCAAGTAAATATGCCTCTGTATACGGTTTCTGTTCGTCAGTACCGAGTTTTGTAGTTTCGCTTCCTTCACTCCATGTCTCACGACACACGAGCTTGCGACTTACTAATGCTTCAGGACGTTACTCCTGCGCATAAGGGACTTGCACCCTATAGATTAATTATTTACCTTTCGGTAAAGAAAAGATGCCCATGCTGGGCACACACACCGTGTATAATTAATGGCTAGTTCTCGCCTACTTACGAAAATCCTCGCGGATTTTCTATTCGGTTTTTATTTGCTAAATTAGGTGCTTAAACACGCCACTAATCATACACAAAACCGTCAAACTGTCTAAAAACCTATTTTTCAACAACTCACAATTTGCCTTAAAAATCGCTCATTAAAATTGCGTATATCCTTTGTTTTTCATATTTTTATATATGAAATTCATCAACGGCTCCAACAGAAACCAACTCCCACTTTTTGCTTCTTCAATAGATGATGCCATTGCCCAAAACAATGAGGTTAGGCTCATAGACCTTTTTGTAGACAGCTTTAAACTCACTGATTTTGGATTCGATTTCGATTTTGTCGAAAATGGAAGACCAGCTTACCATCCTTCGGATCTGCTCAAACTATTCATTTACGGATACCTTAATCGCATTCGCTCCTCACGAGTCCTCGAGAAAGAATCTCAACGCAATATTGAGCTTATGTGGCTCTTAAAAAGACTTGTCCCTGATCATAATACTATTGCTAATTTTCGCAAGGACAATACTAAGCCCATTGCTAAGGTTTTTCGTGCCACAGTAAAAATGGCCTCCCACTTTGAGCTTATTGGTGGCACATTGGTCGCTGGAGACAGCACAAAACTTAGAGCACAAAATTCCAAGAAAAACAACTTTAACCCTGCAAAAATAGATCGTCACATTGCATACATTGATGCGCGATTAGAAGAATACGCCTTGGCTTTGTCTAAACAAGATGGAGATACTAATAACAAAAAAGTCATAACTAAAAAGATTAGCAAACACCGTTTACAAAAACAAAAATACATCGCATATCAAAATATCATAGACTCCACTGGAGTAACCCAAATATCGACTTCCGATCCTGATAGTCGTCAAATCATGACCCGAAACAACATCTCGGAAGTAGCCTATACCGTGCAAACAATTGTTGATGCCCGCCATAACATCCCGATTGATTTTAAAGTGACCAACCAAAACGATTCCAAGGCCATGGGAGGCATGCTGCGCAGAACAAAGACCATTTTAAGAACAAACAATTTTACGGCTCTTTTTGATAAAGGATATCACACTGGAAGTGAATTTAAAGCAGCTGATCAATTAGGTATTAAAACACTCGTAGCCATACCTAGTATAGGCAGGGCTTCACAAGCTCCGGACACAAACTACAACTCCGAACACTTTGCCTATTGCAAGGAAAACGACACCTACACATGTCCACAGGGAAATATCCTAAAAAGCAATGGCAGCACCTATAAAGGCAATAATTACACATTCAAGCAGTACAAGACCAAAAAATGTAAAAACTGTCCCGTTAGAGACCTGTGCACCACTGCCAAAGCCAATGGAAAAGTAATACAGCGCAGTGAATACCAACATTACATTGAGCAGAATGCCATAAGAATGAAACAAGATCCAAAGGCTTACAAAAAAAGACAGGCTATCGTAGAGCATCCTTATGGCGTAATAAAAAGACAATGGGGATTTTATTATATCATGACCAAGAAGACCATTGAACATGCCTCGGCAGATGTGGGTCTTATATTTTCTGCATATAACCTGCGTAGAATATTCAACTTAATTGACCACAATTCTCTAAAAGAGTACCTAAAAAGGCTGTTTTTGATTTTTTACACCTATAGGACTGTTTTTAAAGCCTTTTGCCAAACCTATATCAATTCCAAAAACCAAAATATTTACCACAAAAAATATTATATGGTAACTTAAACCACCTATTTTTACTTAATTTTAAATTAAAAAAATAAAAAAGCGATAGTTTTTAGACAAACTGCCGTTGGCAACAATTTGGATACGATTCGTATTTGGTGTATATTTACATCAAATAATTGAATTATGGCAAGACAAAGTATATCATTCACAAAGCCAAACGATGAATGGCTAAAAACTCAAGTGGATAAAAAAGAGTATTCAAGTAAGAGTGAACTAATAAATGACTTAATTAGACAAGCCCGAAAACAACAAGTTGAAATTAACTGGATTCGCGCTAAATTGGAGAAAGCCGAAAATAGCGGGTTTACAAGTGAAAGTAAAAATGAAATTTTAGCTCTATCAAAGTCTTTACTTAATGACTAAATATAGATTAAGCAATGAAGCTAAAAATGACTTGATACGGATTCATCATTACGGTGTGAAAAAATTTGGAATAACTCAAGCGGACAAATACTTTGAATCATTTTTTAAATATTTTGAAATTATTACCCAAAGACCCTTTTCATTTGAATCGGTTGACTATATTAAAAAAGACTACAGACGTTGTGTTTGTGAAGTTGATAGCATTTATTTTAAAGTAAATGAGGATATTGTAGAAATAATGGCAATTGTCGGAAGACAGGATTTGAATGAAAAACTGTAATCTAAATTAATAAAAACTGTTGCCAATCGAGTAGACGGCTGACTACCAAAAAATAGCCAGTGCGCCTCTCACACCACCGTACGTACGGGCCTCGTATACGGCGGTTCGTAAATCATCATACCAAAGCTCTTTGCACCCTTGGCACTATCTTCTAATTTAAGCATAGGCTACCACTAGTGCTCCTATGCGAATTTTGAAGAGAATTACGTTCAGTCCTTCCCTACTTGTGAGTCCATCGGAGGTATTGCCTCTGCTCGTTTCCTGTAGGTACTATGACCTCTGCTGACTTCTCCAAATAACCAACTCGTAGTTTTGAAGATCTCCCCAGGTAATGACATCTTCTTTCTCTCAATCACTGCCGTATCTACATACTTACCCTTTTTATAATCTTGGGGCATTACAATGATGTGCTTGCTTACCCAAGTAAATATGCCTCTGTATACGGTTTCTGTTCGTCAGTACCGAGGTTTGTAGTTACCAACGCGCCAGCTGGCTCATTCGCTAAAAATGTCTACAAGACATTTTCTTAACGCTCTGCCCTCTTCAGATAAAACCTCACGGTTTTCACCCTTGCGACTTACTAATACTTCAAGACGTTACTCCTGCGCATAAGGGACTTGCACCCTCTAGATTAATTATTTACCTTTCGGCAAATAAAATGATGCCCATGCTGGGCACACACAAGGGCTAAAATCAATTGCTTGGGCATCGCTTACATGGAAAATTCCTGCGGAATTTTCCACTGGTTCGTTCCCTTTTGCTAAATTCACAGCTAAACGTCGCAACAAATCTTAGCCGAAACGTTGTAAAACATTTAACACAAATAACTATCAAATTAAACAAATGAAAATTATTAAACTTACACTTTTATTTATTGCAATCTCTACATTGACTAATTGTGCATCTGGCTACAAAATGATTGAGCCAAAATCCATTAATTACATTTCGACTAATGAAACCGATAATGTAAAACTTGAATACAAATACGATTTACTTGATAAAAAATACGCTAAAAAAGAACTAAAAAAAGGAGTCAAACTTGTTGCTATAAAAATAACTAACAATTCTGAAAAAGATATAATGTTTGGAAGAGATACGAAATTGACTTATGCAAATGGAAGTGAAATTTATGTAATGGAAAACGAAAAAGTTTTTAAGACTCTAAAACAAAGTCCAGCTTCTTATTTATGGTATTTGCTATTAACACCTATGAATTTTTATACGGCTGAAAACGGTCAGCAAACGAGTTCAACACCAATTGGACTTATAGTTGGTCCTGGTTTAGCTGGTGGAAATATGATAGCAGCAGGTTCTGCTAATAAAAAGTTTAGAACAGAAGTGTTGGAATATAATATTAATGGTACTTTGATTAAAAAAGGAGAAACTAAATATGGATTAATCGGAATTAAATCTGATTCATTCGATTCACTAAAATTGAAAATCGAGTAAAAAAACGTTTTACGACACCTAAAAACAATTGCGGTTTAGTGCTTAATCAATGGTCGTTGCGTGTTTGTAACGTCTGATTTTCCTTCGGAAAATCCTCGTATACAAAACCGTAACTATTCTTATATAAACGTTAGTCACAAGCTGAAAAAAATTGAGACAATTACCAAATTGGTAACTTTTTTAGTGTATTTGCGTCAAACAAGTATAATGTGCGAGTAATAGCGAAACGAACTTTACGAGATTTTTGGGAAAAACACGCTGATTGTGAAGAACAATTAAAAATCGTGGTATAGAGAAACCGAAAAATCCGAATGGAACAACATCAACGAATTAAAAAGTGACTATCCAAGTGCTAGTATATCAAAAGACAATCGAATTGTTTACAACATTAAAGGTAATAATTATCGTTTGATTGTAAAATTCAACTTTGAATACAGAATATGTTGGATAAGGTTTATTGGAACTCACGCAGAATATGACAAAATTGACGCAAATAACATCTGATTATGAAAATATCACCGATTAGAAACGAAAAAGACTATCAAAAAGCACTCGGAAGACTTGAGGATATTTTTGATGCAAAAAAAGGAACGGAAGAAGGTGACGAATTGGAAATCCTTTCAATCTTGATTGACCGATACGAAAATGAAAATTTTCCAATCGGAATGCCCGATCCAATCGAGGCTATTAAGTTCCGAATGGAACAAATGGGAATGAATCAAAAAGATTTAGCAGAAGTTGTTGGATTTAAAAGTAGAGTAAGTGAAATACTAAATAAAAAACGAAAACTGACTTTATCTATGATTAGAAAACTGAACACTAATCTACATATACCAACTGAAGTTTTAGTTCAAGATTATTAAAAATAAAGCCAGTGGCTAACACTGTGTCAAATATTACTATTTTAGACTTAACTAAAGGTCATTGCCAACAAGAATGGAAAATCCGTTTGACCATTAAAAATAATGAAATATTAAGAGAGCCGATTCTAGAAATAGTGAAAAATCAATTGGAAAATAATGCCCCTCCTGAAACAAAAATTACATATAACAAATTAACAAAGAATGGATACAATGACTTTCAATCCCGACAGATGATAGGACAATGTGTGGCTATAGAATTGTTTGAAATTATTAAAATGGGGTTACTATCTAAATATTCACTAAACACTATTTAGCTTTTAGGCTCTGGCTTTCTATCCATAAGACGGCGCTTTGTAAGATAGTGTCTTTTTTAAAGAGCATTATAGCTTAAAGTACTCACAATATGGATTATATTTATTTCTGTTCATGTACCCAACTATCCTTAAACATACTCTTGTCTAATTCTGAGTCTCTATACTTATAAGCCTCTGCTTTAGTTTTAAAATACGCAACGCTTATATAATACCTTTTTGTTCTTAGATTTTGAAAAACTTCAATATCTATATTATGTTTTTTTAAATTTTCTTTTAGTTTATCAACATTATGTTTATCATACAGTACATGTACTATAACATAATATCCTTGTATTATTTTAGATGAGTCTTCTGGGTTTCCAAGAATATTAACTTTATTCTGCTTCACTACTTTTCTATTAATAGAATCAACCTTTTTTTGAAACCTCTCTAATTCATCAATTCTATCAATGACTTCTTTTTTAGAAGCTTCTATGGAAATTTTAACTGAATCCAATATTCTATTGAAAGATTGTTGATTCTCAGCTACATTTATTTTTACTTCTTTATTTTCGGATTCCGATTTTAACAAATGTTCTATTGATTCAAGCTTGGATATAGTGTTTTTTTCAAAGACACTAGACGTCTTTTTTGATATAGGATTAATCCCTCGTATCCTCCAAATTAATCCAGTATTAAACTGATAATGATTTCCTAAACCTTCATCATTATTACTATTTAATTTACCTACAATATTAGTTGAAACTCCAAGTCGTGGTGAAATCCAATATCTAAAACCTCCTGTTAGGTTTAAACTGGTTTTTGTTACATTTCCAATAATATGGGCACCTGTACCAAAACCTAATAACACATTAAAATTCTCATTGTCAAATAGTAATTTATCTAAATATAGATTAGCAAAAATATCAGCACTATAATAATTTTTTAAACCCTCATTTAAATTTAACTTATTTGTAGAGAGGGTGATTGACGTAGACCAGTTACTAGTTATTGATCTTTCTGCTGTAATAAAAAAAGGAGTATTAAAATCTAAATCAGCTGAATCAAATGGCATTGGACCATTATTACTATTATCTATAAGGTTTGCACCAAATATGATATTGAATGAATAATTATCCACTCTTTTTGAAATCAATGATTGTGAGAAACATTTAATTGACGTCATCAACATGAATGGAATTAGTAGCATTTTTGTTTTCATAATTTCATTATTTATATTAAAATATATTAAACTTTTTTTTGTTTTTAGACGTGGCACTGTACCCATATCCATAGCCGTAATTGTATCCATAACCATATCCGTGAGATTTTTTATAATTAACTGCATTAACTACATAACCTACATTTTCAATACCTTGTTCTTCAAAAAGTTTTGAAGAATAAGTTATTAGATTCTTTTCCGTATAATCAGATCGAACAATATAGAGTAGCCCGTCGGCTAATTTGGAAATAATTAAAGTGTCGGACACCAATAGAGTCGGTGCAGTATCAAAGATGATATAATCATATGTTTTTTTTAATTCTTCAACAAGTAATTCTAAGCGTTTACTAGATAGAAGTAATGTAGGATTTGGAGGTATTTCACCTGCTAAGAGGATATCAAAATGATTAGACTTTATTGTAACCTTTTCTACTAAAGATTGCCAGCAAATAGAATCATCAATTAAATAGTTTGATAAGCCCTTGTCTTTTTTTGTTTTCCCAATAAAATTATGTAATTGAGGATTTCTAAAATCTACTCCCATAAGTAAGACTTTTTTATTTAATTGCGAAAAGCTACTTGCTAAATTAAAAGACACCAATGTTTTACCTTCTCCTTTTATGGCGGAGGTTACAAAAATCACATTTCCTAAATCTTTTTCTTTTTTAAGTATTATAAACTTAATATTATGGACTAACGTTCTAAAAGCCTCAGCCAGTTGACTGTTTTCTGCTTTTTTGTCTTGTTCTGTTATTATAGGAAGTTCCACCAAAACAGGCACTGCACTATTTAGCGTTTCAACATCCTTGTTTATAAAAATTTTAGTATTCAATTGCATTCTTATGTATAAAATCACAAATGGTATTAGCATACCTACAATTATAGCTACCAGATAAATAATTTTTCTTTTTGGAAATACTGGTGTTGAATTGGTAATACCATAATCTATAACTTTTAGATTAGATACCGTTACTGCTAAATTAATAGATGCTTCTTCTCTTTTTTGCAATAACAGTAAATACAAGCTTTCTTTTAAATTCTGTTGACGGTCAATATTTCTTAACACCTTTTCCTTTTGTGGTAGTGTTTTAAACATTCCTACGGCAGCTTGTTGAGCCTTTTCATTGTGTTTGAGTGTAGTTTCTAATTGAATTGAATAATCTTTTATAGATTTATTTACATTTAATTTTAGATCAACTAATGTTGATTTTAAGTTCTTCAAACTTGGATTATTCTTTCCTGCACTTTCTTTTATTTTGTTATATTCCAACACTACCACGTTGTATTTCTCGACTAGTTGATTAATAGTTTCACTCGTTAAACCTATGTTAGCTGGTAAAAGTTTAAAATCTTCTTCATTTTTTATACTAGTTAATAACTCATTAGTCAATAACAACTGTGTTTCAATATTAAATAATGCTTCATCCTTGAATGATCTTTTTTGAAGTGTTTCATTGGCATCAACTTCAATAAAACTTAAGCTATTTTCTTGTTTATAATTCTTCTTAGCTCGTTCTATAGAATCTAACTCTTCCATTAAATAATCAAATCGCTCATCAACAAAGGCAATTGTACGTTTTGAAACTTCTTGTCTATCAATAATACCGTCTTGTTTATATATATCGATAAGAGTATTTAAAACAGACTTAGCATACATGCTATTAGTACTTCGTAACATTAATTTTAAAATATCACTATCCTTACCGTCTGATTCTACTTCTATTGATTCTATTAAATTAAAAGTAGCATCTTCAACACTAATTATTTTGACATCAAAATAAGCGTCATGATTTAAGCTTAAGTCATGATTTTCGACAGGAGAAATTATAAAAGGAAAATCTTCTTTTTTGCCATTATACCAAAAACTGTCTGTTATTAACTCTTTTTCACTTAAAGTATTTGTTATTTTATATCCAGACTTCAAAATCTGGAGGCTGTATTTTAAGGGCTCTTCAATATTCTTACTAGGAGAAATGTATATTAAATTAAAGGGGGGATTGTAAATTTGCTTTGTTGCCAAGGTATTAGAATCATAATAAGCTATATTCAGATTCATTTTTTTAATAACCTGCTCTAATAAACGATAGGATTTTAAAAGTGCAATTTCATTTTCAACATTGATGCTAGATTTATTAAAAAGCTTATTAACATCTAATGAAAATTCTGGAGCTTCTTTATTATCTAATATTTTCACTTTTGCTTGAGTATTGAAAACCGGAGCTGTAAAACTGAGATATAAATAAGCACCTATCGTTGTGATTAAAACAGAAATTAAAAACCAAGGCCAAAAAATTATAAATTTGCTCAATCGTTCTTTTAAATCAAAATATTCTTCTTTACTATTTAAATCAAGTTGACTCTTGTTGTTCATAATTTTGCCGTGTAATTAACGAGTTAAAAGAATAATAGAGCTTAATACTACAGAAGCTACACTGACTAAAGTTCCGGCATTACCTACATAACCAGCTGATTTTATTTTAGCAGTATTAGGGTTTACAATTATTATATCATTTGATCTAATAATATAATTACCTCCTTTCATCCATTCACTATTAGTAAGATCTATATGAATAATATGTCTTTCTCCATTTATTTCTCGTATTAATAACAAATCATTACGCTTGCCATTAATAGTCAAATCTCCAGCGTATCCTAAAGCTTGAGGAAAAGTAATATACTGTTCTGTAAAACTATAAGTACCAGGATATTTCACTTCTCCCAAAACTGTTACTTTTGCGTTTAGAATTCTGACAGAAACTGACGGATCCATTAAATGCCCTTGCTTTTCCAAGATATTAATTAATTCCAGTTCCAAATCATTAATACTTTTACCTACAACATGAATATTTCCTAAAATTGGGAGAGTGATGTAACCATCAATATTCACTAAATAACCTTGCAGTTTTAATATCTCCAAATTATTCTGTGTACTGCCCCCAAATGCCAGTACCTGTTTATTATATACCCAACTGGTTTCTGGCACAGACGCACCTATAGTAACACTTAATATATCATTACACTGTATAGGATTACTTTGGTAATGAATGGTATCAATTTTATTATTGTTAGCATCTTGTAAATAAAGGAGATCCCTTTTTGTAGCACAAGAATTAAGAAAAAATATAAATATTATGAGTTTGACAACTATAAAATTTTTCTTCATTTTTTGAATTTAAATTAATTTTTAAACCTACAAAACTAGAGGTAAATGCAGTTACTACAAACACCTAATTACATATTGTAATAAGCGATGAAATAGAGTAAAAAGCGAACATATTATGTTTTAATTGACATGAAGTACCCTGAAAGGATCATCATATTTCTACTGCAGAACTATAATATTCATTTATATTATAGATGTTAAGTCTAACAAAAAGATTTAAAAGGCGGAGTTATGTGTTTTCTTACCAAAAATGGTAAGCCAAATAATTTGAATATCAAACCAAAATGACCAATTTTCGACATAATATAAATCGAATATAGTTCTATTGGTTTTTTGTTCGATAGTATCTGTTGGCCCCCTCCAACCATTAACTTGAGCCCAACCAGTTATACCTGGTTTTAAATAATGCCGTAACATGTAATTTTTTACTTGATTTTGCAATTCTTTGTTTAAATATCCTCTGTGGGGTCTCGGTCCCACAACACTCATTTGTCCTAAAAAAACATTTAGAAATTGAGGCAATTCATCTATACTCGTTTTTCTAATTATAGCCCCCATTTTAGTAATTCTTGAATCATTCAATTTAGTACTACTTTTACCCCCACGAACCGAATCGTTTTCTTTCATACTACGAAACTTATACATTTCAAACTCTCTACCATTTCTTCCTATTCTGATTGGTTTGTACAATACAGGCCCTTTAGAATCCATTTTAATTAAAATTGCAACAATAATAAAGAGAGGGCTTAATAAAAATAAAACTACAAATGAAAACAAAACATCAAATATTCGTTTATAGATTAAATAAACCTGCTTATCAAGTGAGTTTTGGCGTAAATTAATTACAGGAATGTCATTATACATTTCAACCTCAACATTGCTTTTAAGATCATCTAAGAAAGAATAATCTGGAATATATTTTGCTCTTATACCATGATAATTGCATACTTCAATGGTCTGTTTTATTTCTCTACTAGACTCATTGGGTAGTGCTACTATAACTTCATCCAAATTAGGATTATCAATTATAAATTTTTCTAGATCTTCAAAATTTTTTGAATTTTTATTTTTTGAATTGTTAGGATCGATAAATCCAATCACTTGATAACCTGCATCTAAGTTGTCTTTGAAGTAATTCAAGAGTTTAAAAATATTATCTCCATTTCCAACAACTATTGATCTTTTAAGATTAAAACCTTTTTTTCGAAAATATCGAGCATATTTTATTACTAAATAATTTGAAATTATTTTTAACGTAAAACACACACATAAAAAGGTTACTATTAATATGTTAAAATTGAGTTGTGTATTTAGAAAAATTCCTAATGTAAAAACAAATCCAGAAAACAGTATAAATACCTTTAACAAGGATTTTAGTTTCCCTTTAAAATTATTATAGAAATATGTTTTGTATAACTTGAGATTAATAGCAATTAAATTCCAAATAAAAAGTATAATAAAAATAAAAGACATTTTTTGGATTATTGAATTTGAATAGTAACTAATTAACAAATAAGAACTAATTGCTACTATGAAATTATCTAAAATACTCAATGCCGGTATTAATTTATTATTCGATGTATTCATATAAATAAGGGTTTTACGATAAAATCAGTACGTGATTTTACCTAGATGAGTTAATTAAAATTTATAGTGA
The genomic region above belongs to Mariniflexile litorale and contains:
- the ltrA gene encoding group II intron reverse transcriptase/maturase — translated: MIEQVLSATNLYKATRQVERNKGANGVDGMKTTALSAYILENRSLILSTIRTNSYVPNSILGVTIPKGPGKTRLLGIPTVVDRWLQQAVSQQLMVHFEYDFEPVSYGFRPQKNIQKAVLQAQGYINDGYQDIVDIDLQGFFDEVDHCILLQLIYRKVKCPTTLRLIRKWLRAPILIDGTLKKRRKGIPQGSPISPLLSNIMLDVLDKEMKSMGLRYVRYADDFSVYAKSKSEAKTIGNKLFIFLRDRLKLPINKAKSGIRRPVNFELLGHGFVPVYKKGIKGQYALVVTKKGWAKFKRNLKSITKKTKPMSLFERLDRLNQVCRGWMNNYRLTNIYAKVKKLDEWLRNRLRYCIWHDWKKLERKRKNLIRLGIEIGQAYAWSRTRMGGWAVAQSPILKTTITVSRLKRKGYKPLLDYINNTQTSIW
- a CDS encoding IS1182 family transposase, with product MDDAIAQNNEVRLIDLFVDSFKLTDFGFDFDFVENGRPAYHPSDLLKLFIYGYLNRIRSSRVLEKESQRNIELMWLLKRLVPDHNTIANFRKDNTKPIAKVFRATVKMASHFELIGGTLVAGDSTKLRAQNSKKNNFNPAKIDRHIAYIDARLEEYALALSKQDGDTNNKKVITKKISKHRLQKQKYIAYQNIIDSTGVTQISTSDPDSRQIMTRNNISEVAYTVQTIVDARHNIPIDFKVTNQNDSKAMGGMLRRTKTILRTNNFTALFDKGYHTGSEFKAADQLGIKTLVAIPSIGRASQAPDTNYNSEHFAYCKENDTYTCPQGNILKSNGSTYKGNNYTFKQYKTKKCKNCPVRDLCTTAKANGKVIQRSEYQHYIEQNAIRMKQDPKAYKKRQAIVEHPYGVIKRQWGFYYIMTKKTIEHASADVGLIFSAYNLRRIFNLIDHNSLKEYLKRLFLIFYTYRTVFKAFCQTYINSKNQNIYHKKYYMVT
- a CDS encoding CopG family transcriptional regulator, which gives rise to MARQSISFTKPNDEWLKTQVDKKEYSSKSELINDLIRQARKQQVEINWIRAKLEKAENSGFTSESKNEILALSKSLLND
- a CDS encoding type II toxin-antitoxin system RelE/ParE family toxin, translating into MTKYRLSNEAKNDLIRIHHYGVKKFGITQADKYFESFFKYFEIITQRPFSFESVDYIKKDYRRCVCEVDSIYFKVNEDIVEIMAIVGRQDLNEKL
- a CDS encoding helix-turn-helix domain-containing protein — encoded protein: MKISPIRNEKDYQKALGRLEDIFDAKKGTEEGDELEILSILIDRYENENFPIGMPDPIEAIKFRMEQMGMNQKDLAEVVGFKSRVSEILNKKRKLTLSMIRKLNTNLHIPTEVLVQDY
- a CDS encoding polysaccharide biosynthesis tyrosine autokinase, translated to MNNKSQLDLNSKEEYFDLKERLSKFIIFWPWFLISVLITTIGAYLYLSFTAPVFNTQAKVKILDNKEAPEFSLDVNKLFNKSSINVENEIALLKSYRLLEQVIKKMNLNIAYYDSNTLATKQIYNPPFNLIYISPSKNIEEPLKYSLQILKSGYKITNTLSEKELITDSFWYNGKKEDFPFIISPVENHDLSLNHDAYFDVKIISVEDATFNLIESIEVESDGKDSDILKLMLRSTNSMYAKSVLNTLIDIYKQDGIIDRQEVSKRTIAFVDERFDYLMEELDSIERAKKNYKQENSLSFIEVDANETLQKRSFKDEALFNIETQLLLTNELLTSIKNEEDFKLLPANIGLTSETINQLVEKYNVVVLEYNKIKESAGKNNPSLKNLKSTLVDLKLNVNKSIKDYSIQLETTLKHNEKAQQAAVGMFKTLPQKEKVLRNIDRQQNLKESLYLLLLQKREEASINLAVTVSNLKVIDYGITNSTPVFPKRKIIYLVAIIVGMLIPFVILYIRMQLNTKIFINKDVETLNSAVPVLVELPIITEQDKKAENSQLAEAFRTLVHNIKFIILKKEKDLGNVIFVTSAIKGEGKTLVSFNLASSFSQLNKKVLLMGVDFRNPQLHNFIGKTKKDKGLSNYLIDDSICWQSLVEKVTIKSNHFDILLAGEIPPNPTLLLSSKRLELLVEELKKTYDYIIFDTAPTLLVSDTLIISKLADGLLYIVRSDYTEKNLITYSSKLFEEQGIENVGYVVNAVNYKKSHGYGYGYNYGYGYGYSATSKNKKKFNIF
- a CDS encoding polysaccharide biosynthesis/export family protein translates to MKKNFIVVKLIIFIFFLNSCATKRDLLYLQDANNNKIDTIHYQSNPIQCNDILSVTIGASVPETSWVYNKQVLAFGGSTQNNLEILKLQGYLVNIDGYITLPILGNIHVVGKSINDLELELINILEKQGHLMDPSVSVRILNAKVTVLGEVKYPGTYSFTEQYITFPQALGYAGDLTINGKRNDLLLIREINGERHIIHIDLTNSEWMKGGNYIIRSNDIIIVNPNTAKIKSAGYVGNAGTLVSVASVVLSSIILLTR